One genomic segment of Mesoterricola silvestris includes these proteins:
- the ahpF gene encoding alkyl hydroperoxide reductase subunit F, whose product MLDPGIRQQLTQLFANLDGAFELRLEGGDHPRRAELRDLLAEVAGAGPRIALGDADGTSGIRFELFRDGVPTGIAFRGVPGGHEFSSLVLAVLNADGKGRLPDAGVQGRVRALNGPIRLRTYVSLSCTNCPDVVQALNLMAALHPDIAHEMIDGGLAEDEVRALGIQGVPSVFAGDTLLHVGKATLGELLEKLEDHFGHTPAQADAAPRDFDVLVLGGGPAGASAAIYSARKGLRTALVAQNLGGQVRETLGIENLISVPRTEGPRLAADLARHLASYPVEILEHRKAERVLDGPLKELHLQGGEVLRAPALIVATGAQWRELGVPGEREYLGRGVAFCPHCDGPFYKDRRVAVVGGGNSGVEAAIDLAGICSHVTLLEFAPELKADQVLVEHLLRLPNVEVLTNARSQEVLGDGTGVIGLRYEDRATGGLRTVDLDGVFVQIGLAPNSAVVRELVETTRAGEILIDAHCRTSVPGIYAAGDVSSVPFKQIVIAMGEGAKAALTAFEDRLRTA is encoded by the coding sequence TGCGCGACCTGTTGGCGGAGGTCGCCGGAGCCGGGCCGCGCATCGCCCTGGGGGATGCGGACGGCACCTCCGGCATCCGCTTCGAGCTCTTCCGCGACGGGGTCCCCACGGGCATCGCCTTCCGCGGGGTGCCCGGCGGCCACGAATTCAGTTCCCTGGTGCTGGCGGTCCTCAACGCCGACGGCAAGGGGCGCCTTCCGGACGCCGGCGTCCAGGGCCGCGTCCGGGCCCTGAACGGACCCATCCGGCTGCGCACCTACGTTTCGCTCTCCTGCACCAACTGCCCGGACGTGGTGCAGGCCCTCAATCTCATGGCCGCCCTCCACCCGGACATCGCCCACGAAATGATCGACGGAGGCCTGGCCGAGGACGAGGTGCGCGCCCTGGGCATCCAGGGGGTGCCCAGCGTCTTCGCGGGCGACACCCTCCTGCACGTTGGGAAGGCGACCCTGGGCGAGCTCCTGGAGAAGCTGGAGGATCACTTCGGCCATACTCCGGCCCAGGCCGACGCCGCCCCCCGGGACTTCGATGTGCTGGTCCTGGGCGGCGGCCCCGCCGGGGCCTCCGCGGCCATCTACAGCGCCCGCAAGGGGCTGCGCACCGCCCTGGTGGCCCAGAACCTGGGCGGCCAGGTGCGGGAGACCCTGGGCATCGAGAACCTCATCTCCGTGCCCCGCACCGAGGGGCCCCGACTGGCCGCGGACCTGGCCCGCCACCTGGCGTCCTACCCCGTGGAGATCCTGGAGCACCGCAAGGCCGAGCGGGTCCTGGACGGGCCCCTGAAGGAGCTGCACCTGCAGGGCGGCGAGGTGCTCCGCGCCCCCGCCCTCATCGTGGCCACCGGCGCCCAGTGGCGGGAGCTGGGCGTGCCCGGGGAGCGGGAGTACCTGGGCCGCGGCGTGGCCTTCTGCCCCCACTGCGACGGCCCCTTCTACAAGGACCGCCGCGTGGCGGTGGTGGGGGGCGGCAATTCCGGCGTGGAGGCCGCCATCGATCTGGCGGGCATCTGCAGCCACGTGACCCTCCTGGAATTCGCCCCGGAGCTCAAGGCCGACCAGGTGCTGGTGGAGCACCTGCTCCGCCTGCCCAACGTCGAGGTGCTCACCAACGCCCGCTCCCAGGAGGTCCTGGGCGACGGGACCGGCGTCATCGGCCTGCGCTACGAGGACCGGGCCACCGGCGGCCTGCGCACCGTGGACCTGGACGGCGTCTTCGTGCAGATCGGCCTGGCGCCCAACAGCGCCGTGGTGCGCGAGCTGGTGGAGACCACCCGCGCCGGGGAGATCCTCATCGACGCCCACTGCCGCACCAGCGTGCCCGGCATCTACGCCGCCGGCGACGTGAGCTCGGTCCCCTTCAAGCAGATCGTCATCGCCATGGGCGAAGGGGCCAAGGCCGCCCTCACCGCCTTCGAGGACCGCCTCCGGACGGCGTAA
- a CDS encoding LysR substrate-binding domain-containing protein: MALPLPLTLRQLQYVLAVAETLNFRRAAEACAVAQPALSAQIAALEAALGVRIFERGRGGVVVTPAGAALVARARGILLASGELVQEARSRQDPLAGPLRLGIIPTLAPYLLPELAPRLRRAFPALVPQWLEERTPVLVRSLQEGHLDAALLAVEAELEDLEWFPLGKDPFLLTLPEAHPLARERGPFPLERLDGERLLLLEDGHCLRDQALAACSRSRIEELGYRATSLPTLVQMVASGLGVTLLPRLAVPTETARAAVAVRPLVDPPPFRTLALAWRAGSYLKPATERLAEVMKGAVEAVA; the protein is encoded by the coding sequence ATGGCCCTGCCCCTTCCCCTCACCCTCCGCCAACTGCAGTACGTCCTCGCCGTGGCGGAGACCCTCAACTTCCGCCGCGCCGCCGAAGCCTGCGCCGTGGCCCAGCCCGCCCTCAGCGCCCAGATCGCCGCCCTGGAGGCGGCGCTGGGCGTGCGGATCTTCGAGCGGGGCCGCGGCGGCGTGGTGGTCACCCCCGCCGGCGCCGCCCTGGTGGCCAGGGCCCGGGGCATCCTCCTGGCCTCGGGGGAGCTGGTGCAGGAGGCCCGCAGCCGCCAGGACCCCCTGGCCGGCCCCCTGCGCCTGGGCATCATCCCCACCCTGGCCCCGTACCTGCTTCCGGAACTGGCCCCCCGCCTGCGCCGCGCCTTCCCGGCCCTGGTGCCCCAGTGGCTGGAGGAGCGCACCCCCGTGCTGGTGCGCAGCCTCCAGGAAGGGCACCTGGACGCCGCCCTCCTGGCCGTGGAAGCCGAACTGGAGGACCTGGAGTGGTTCCCCCTGGGCAAGGACCCCTTCCTCCTCACCCTGCCCGAAGCCCACCCCCTGGCCCGGGAACGGGGCCCCTTCCCCCTGGAGCGCCTGGACGGCGAGCGCCTCCTCCTCCTGGAGGACGGCCACTGCCTGCGCGACCAGGCCCTGGCCGCCTGCTCCCGGTCCCGGATCGAGGAACTGGGCTACCGCGCCACGAGCCTGCCCACCCTCGTGCAGATGGTGGCCAGCGGCCTCGGCGTGACCCTCCTGCCCCGTCTGGCCGTCCCCACCGAAACCGCCCGGGCCGCCGTGGCCGTGCGTCCTCTTGTCGACCCCCCGCCCTTTAGAACCTTGGCCCTCGCCTGGCGTGCCGGCAGCTACCTTAAGCCCGCCACCGAACGATTGGCCGAGGTGATGAAGGGGGCCGTGGAAGCCGTGGCCTAG
- a CDS encoding dihydrofolate reductase family protein, with protein MTKLRVHCFGMSIDGYGAGACQDLQNPLGIGGTQLMEWFFPTRLWRGMQGSEGGETGVDNGLAEEGFAGIGAWILGRNMFGPVRGPWEEPEWKGWWGDEPPYHTQVFVLTHHPRPVLKMAGGTEFHFVTEGIHGALERAKRAAGGRDVRLGGGVSTVRQYLAAGLIDEMHMAISPVLLGSGEHLLGGIDLPALGYGCVKSIAGERATHIRLAKR; from the coding sequence ATGACGAAACTCCGGGTTCATTGTTTTGGGATGTCCATCGACGGCTACGGGGCCGGGGCCTGCCAGGATCTCCAGAATCCCCTGGGGATCGGGGGAACGCAGCTGATGGAGTGGTTCTTTCCCACGCGCCTGTGGCGCGGGATGCAGGGGAGCGAGGGTGGGGAGACGGGCGTCGACAACGGCCTCGCGGAGGAGGGTTTTGCCGGAATCGGAGCGTGGATCCTGGGGAGAAACATGTTCGGCCCCGTCCGGGGGCCGTGGGAAGAACCTGAATGGAAGGGCTGGTGGGGGGATGAGCCGCCGTATCACACCCAGGTCTTCGTGCTCACGCATCACCCGAGACCCGTGCTGAAAATGGCGGGGGGCACGGAGTTCCACTTCGTGACGGAGGGGATTCACGGGGCCCTGGAACGGGCGAAGCGAGCGGCGGGCGGTCGTGACGTGCGCCTTGGGGGCGGGGTTTCGACCGTCCGGCAGTACCTGGCGGCGGGATTGATCGATGAGATGCATATGGCCATCAGCCCCGTTCTGCTGGGGTCAGGGGAACATCTGCTAGGGGGGATCGACCTGCCCGCGCTGGGCTACGGATGCGTGAAATCCATCGCAGGGGAGCGAGCGACCCACATCCGTCTGGCCAAACGCTAG
- a CDS encoding dihydrofolate reductase family protein, producing the protein MRHLKILEHMSLDGVIQHSADGDPFPHGDWTAPYRTPAGRDAILAAQGETFDLLLGRRTYDIWSGYWPKAPDSPMANRLNAARKYVATHRPESLAWGPFEGLGPDIVEDIRRLKARDGPAIILWGSSTLTSPILEHGLADEMVLAVYPVLLGTGKRLFAEGTPPRCFERVSANVFPSGIVLVSYTSAGPFRGPKG; encoded by the coding sequence ATGCGACACCTCAAGATCCTCGAACACATGTCGCTGGACGGCGTGATCCAGCATTCCGCGGATGGGGACCCCTTCCCCCACGGCGACTGGACCGCCCCCTACCGGACCCCCGCGGGCCGGGATGCGATCCTCGCCGCCCAGGGGGAGACCTTCGACCTGTTGCTGGGCCGGCGAACCTACGACATCTGGTCGGGCTACTGGCCCAAGGCACCGGACAGTCCCATGGCCAACCGCCTCAATGCGGCCAGGAAATACGTCGCGACCCACCGGCCGGAAAGCCTTGCATGGGGTCCGTTCGAAGGTCTGGGTCCCGACATCGTTGAGGATATCCGGCGCCTCAAGGCTCGGGACGGCCCGGCGATCATCCTATGGGGCAGTTCCACGCTCACCTCGCCCATCCTCGAACACGGGCTCGCGGATGAAATGGTGCTGGCGGTCTATCCGGTGCTCCTGGGAACGGGCAAGCGCCTCTTCGCGGAAGGGACCCCGCCCCGTTGCTTCGAGCGGGTGAGCGCGAACGTCTTCCCTTCCGGCATCGTCCTTGTATCCTACACGTCCGCAGGGCCTTTCCGCGGCCCGAAAGGGTGA
- a CDS encoding aspartyl protease family protein, translating to MRIHVLPLLAIALLSPIPAGAEERKTVPTTPLTLDENGLPIVSVTLHSLRTWNATRTFRFLLDTGSGACAVDSTVPSEFFWDEPDIDTTLVDSANQSMGARSVILKRVEVGKVMRDGIMAVRMDLRAQVGRFQDEPLDGILGMSFLRGTRFLLDPKAGRLVWWENHVSSDGRLPITEGPDGPLIRLRFGGQETSVLVDTGASGGIQLPNSLLPKGEGRAVASVGLSGVEQAGSEVMVDRIGAGSSAWTNLPVEFQGTGATGGIGARVWLAAPVCFDFITNHVSFTLDAAGNLPIRRERNRNLPIVWDRKGGTQRLVVLKVKPGSAMEKAGCQIGDELIQVGDLQGANLTRRAVQDRVATGARHVWVVRRNGQDVKLQFGPS from the coding sequence ATGCGGATTCACGTCCTTCCCCTTCTGGCCATCGCCCTGCTTTCCCCCATCCCGGCAGGGGCGGAGGAACGCAAGACGGTTCCCACGACGCCTCTGACCCTGGATGAGAACGGGCTCCCCATCGTTTCCGTGACCCTTCATTCCTTGAGAACGTGGAATGCGACGAGGACCTTCCGGTTCCTGCTGGATACGGGGTCGGGCGCGTGCGCGGTGGATTCTACGGTGCCGTCCGAATTCTTCTGGGATGAGCCCGATATCGACACGACCCTTGTCGACAGCGCAAATCAGTCCATGGGCGCGCGATCCGTGATCCTCAAGCGCGTTGAAGTGGGGAAGGTCATGAGGGATGGCATCATGGCGGTGCGGATGGATCTCCGGGCCCAGGTCGGCAGATTCCAGGACGAGCCTTTGGACGGCATCCTGGGCATGTCGTTCCTCCGGGGCACCCGGTTCCTCCTGGACCCCAAGGCGGGTCGCCTGGTGTGGTGGGAGAACCACGTGAGTTCGGACGGCAGGCTTCCCATCACGGAGGGTCCGGACGGGCCTCTCATCAGGCTCCGTTTCGGCGGCCAGGAAACCTCGGTCCTCGTGGATACGGGGGCATCCGGTGGCATCCAACTGCCGAATTCCTTGTTGCCCAAAGGGGAAGGTCGAGCCGTCGCCTCCGTCGGCCTTTCGGGGGTCGAACAAGCAGGCTCGGAGGTCATGGTTGACCGCATCGGGGCCGGTTCCTCCGCCTGGACCAACCTGCCCGTCGAATTCCAAGGGACCGGAGCGACCGGAGGCATCGGAGCGCGCGTATGGCTCGCCGCTCCCGTTTGCTTTGACTTCATAACGAACCATGTATCCTTCACCCTGGATGCCGCCGGAAACCTGCCCATCCGCAGGGAAAGGAATCGGAATCTACCCATCGTCTGGGACCGGAAGGGTGGAACCCAGCGCCTCGTCGTCCTGAAGGTGAAGCCCGGGAGCGCGATGGAGAAGGCGGGATGCCAAATCGGCGATGAACTGATCCAGGTCGGTGACCTGCAGGGTGCGAATCTCACCCGCCGGGCCGTTCAGGATCGGGTCGCGACGGGAGCCAGGCACGTGTGGGTCGTGCGTCGAAACGGGCAGGACGTGAAACTGCAATTCGGGCCCAGCTGA
- a CDS encoding ATP-binding protein: MDSAPFFSRFAAPRLLEALEDTPVVLVHGPRQCGKTTLARTVGLPRGYAYVSFDDPLVLASATADPVGFVADLGERTILDEVQRVPFLFAPLKAAVDRDRRPGRLILTGSANVLLVPKLSDSLAGRMEILRLHPLAQCETMGSDPAFLDRVFEGSFRIGSATRVGSGLADRIAAGGFPAALARSTPQRRGTWYRNYLTTLIQRDVRDLARIASLDALPRLLEGAAGQTARLLNITDLAAPLQLTRPTIRDYTTLLENVFLLEELQPWHSNRFSRLIKTPKLQFGDTGLACALLGLDGPNLWKDREALGQLLETFVYQELRRQADWGATPTRFYHFRDKDGIEVDIIADRGAAGLAGIEIKASATVTLKDFRGLKKLKEDTGPRFKAGVVVYDGETCVGFGEDLFAVPVSYLWDPRKG, from the coding sequence ATGGATTCCGCCCCTTTCTTTTCCCGATTTGCCGCCCCCCGCCTCCTCGAAGCCCTGGAGGACACCCCCGTCGTCCTCGTGCACGGCCCTCGCCAATGCGGCAAGACCACGTTGGCCAGGACCGTCGGTTTGCCCAGGGGATATGCCTACGTTTCCTTCGACGACCCCCTGGTCCTGGCCTCCGCCACGGCCGACCCCGTGGGTTTCGTGGCCGACCTGGGTGAGAGGACGATCCTCGATGAGGTCCAGCGGGTACCGTTCCTCTTTGCCCCCCTCAAGGCGGCCGTGGACCGGGATCGCAGGCCTGGCCGGCTCATTCTCACGGGATCGGCCAACGTCCTCCTGGTCCCGAAGCTGTCCGACTCCCTTGCGGGCAGGATGGAGATCCTTCGCCTCCATCCCTTGGCCCAGTGCGAAACCATGGGGTCCGATCCCGCCTTCCTGGACCGGGTGTTCGAAGGGTCCTTCCGGATCGGATCGGCGACCCGGGTTGGAAGCGGGTTGGCCGACCGGATCGCTGCGGGTGGCTTTCCTGCCGCCCTTGCCCGTTCGACCCCCCAACGGAGAGGAACCTGGTATCGCAATTACCTCACGACCCTCATCCAGCGGGACGTGCGCGACCTGGCACGGATCGCATCCTTGGATGCCCTGCCCCGCCTCCTGGAAGGCGCGGCTGGCCAGACGGCCCGCCTCTTGAATATCACCGACCTCGCCGCCCCCCTCCAGTTGACCCGGCCAACCATCCGGGACTACACCACCCTCCTGGAGAACGTGTTCCTCCTCGAAGAACTTCAACCCTGGCACAGCAATCGCTTCAGCAGGCTCATCAAGACCCCCAAGCTCCAATTCGGGGATACCGGCCTAGCCTGTGCGCTCCTGGGTCTGGACGGTCCAAACCTGTGGAAAGATCGCGAGGCCCTCGGCCAGTTGCTGGAGACCTTCGTGTACCAGGAGCTTCGCCGCCAAGCGGACTGGGGTGCGACGCCCACACGGTTCTACCACTTCCGCGACAAGGATGGCATCGAAGTCGACATCATCGCCGACCGCGGCGCGGCCGGACTCGCCGGCATCGAGATCAAGGCATCGGCCACCGTCACCCTCAAGGACTTCCGCGGGCTGAAGAAGCTCAAGGAGGATACAGGCCCCCGCTTCAAGGCCGGCGTGGTCGTCTACGACGGAGAGACCTGCGTCGGCTTCGGAGAGGACCTGTTCGCCGTTCCCGTCAGTTACCTGTGGGACCCCAGGAAAGGCTGA
- a CDS encoding TetR/AcrR family transcriptional regulator yields the protein MDAAIHLFARRGFDGVSINEIGKEAGVTSQLIYHYFRNGKQGLYREAYLRSFRHVMEASIRHLPPDPDPADPAARIQAIEGLAIFIRNIVTAGGNALDSKENEMLLLGYRETFDPPEDLEPEIMDLLEISASRLRALLVVLLPKVTRLSISLLGSAITGALYHERMITGILIQRRKGLNLSMEERAKFYISYTLRVLGVDQELAPDHPYCKANLDKNVFYLC from the coding sequence ATGGATGCCGCCATCCACCTTTTTGCCAGACGTGGCTTCGACGGAGTGTCCATCAATGAAATAGGAAAGGAGGCTGGAGTTACATCGCAACTAATCTACCACTATTTCCGCAATGGCAAGCAAGGCCTCTACCGGGAAGCCTACCTTCGATCCTTCCGTCATGTGATGGAAGCTTCCATCCGCCACCTACCGCCAGATCCCGACCCAGCGGACCCCGCGGCCCGGATACAGGCCATCGAGGGGCTTGCCATCTTCATCCGAAACATAGTGACGGCAGGAGGGAACGCCCTGGACAGCAAAGAAAACGAAATGTTGCTGCTGGGCTACCGGGAGACCTTCGACCCACCCGAGGACCTGGAGCCGGAAATCATGGACCTACTCGAAATCTCCGCTTCCCGGCTACGCGCGCTGCTTGTGGTCCTGCTCCCAAAGGTGACACGACTGTCCATCTCGCTGCTTGGGTCCGCCATCACCGGGGCCCTTTATCACGAGCGGATGATAACCGGCATCCTGATTCAGCGACGAAAAGGCCTGAACCTTTCCATGGAGGAAAGGGCCAAATTCTATATCTCCTACACCCTACGAGTACTGGGCGTTGACCAAGAATTAGCACCGGACCATCCCTATTGCAAAGCCAACCTTGATAAAAACGTTTTTTATCTCTGTTAG
- a CDS encoding thermostable hemolysin, whose amino-acid sequence MNDIATTMTFHLITTNSPGYESIISIIKSAYARAFQASVDPRPALLLTLTEETRDATDYLACVAFSQGKERPFFSEQYLPAPAEIGLSQALGREVRRDQILEVGSLASRRNGAGMHLVSHTPWFVLGLGYRYGLVTATRQVRHLIRSAGMEFVPLAAATREALPETDQAQWGSYYEHAPLTGVIDFLASFLSVAIHRNALHRVQEMTLSVQELKVS is encoded by the coding sequence ATGAACGACATCGCGACCACCATGACATTCCATCTGATCACCACCAACAGCCCAGGATATGAAAGTATCATTTCCATCATCAAATCCGCCTATGCCAGGGCCTTCCAGGCCAGCGTGGACCCGAGGCCGGCCCTGCTCCTGACCCTGACAGAGGAGACCAGGGATGCCACCGACTACCTCGCGTGCGTGGCCTTCTCGCAGGGCAAGGAGCGCCCATTCTTCTCCGAGCAATACCTCCCCGCGCCAGCGGAGATCGGCCTCAGCCAGGCCCTGGGCAGGGAAGTCCGCCGGGACCAGATCCTCGAGGTGGGGAGCCTGGCGAGTCGCCGGAATGGCGCGGGGATGCACCTGGTGAGCCATACCCCCTGGTTTGTCCTGGGACTCGGCTACCGCTACGGCCTCGTGACGGCCACCCGCCAGGTGAGGCACCTGATTCGGAGCGCGGGCATGGAGTTCGTGCCCCTGGCCGCCGCCACCCGGGAAGCGCTCCCGGAAACCGACCAGGCCCAGTGGGGTAGCTACTACGAGCATGCGCCCCTGACCGGGGTGATCGACTTCCTCGCATCCTTCCTATCGGTGGCCATCCATCGCAACGCCCTCCACCGGGTCCAGGAAATGACCCTGTCCGTTCAGGAACTGAAAGTGAGCTGA
- a CDS encoding AMP-binding protein, whose product MLERILRNLESSDAPAIEVLGTPGAYSYRRLGSAVARLQRQLADRAARLGKDRLRVGLFMPNGPEWVCADLALLFGGHLEVPVPLEFTSSQARALLHGADLCLVDGSGAHAPQLACVPRSRRVLVRMPMAGGTAEPPTWTGDPDRGRLLVKAIHTSGTTSSPKGVLLSDRAIQAKVDTLRPLIGEPNLRRYFSLVPLSLLIEQICGIYLPLSTGGTLVLLAMDERPLTGGGPPASHYLPFLAEARATFLALPPSMVEAVHKAASHCPEMPAASLSRTLFGRDVPPLVACGGAPVAVGTLETLAARGIPVLEGYGLSENASVVSWNLPGRCKLGTVGRPLPDCEVALAEDGELLLHSQTLMEGYLGADPGSCRVGPDGFLATGDLAEIDDEGFLRILGRKKNIFINDSGRKVSAEWIEAELCAKPEITAAVVFGDRQAFPVALLVPRAQVSPEAVLRAVREANVELPDYARVRNFAALAMTEDIQGRYFTVTGRPRRDQIAAAFSQVLRGLAGSTHTDLSYGGTP is encoded by the coding sequence ATGTTGGAACGCATCCTTAGGAACCTCGAATCGAGCGACGCGCCAGCCATCGAAGTGCTTGGGACTCCCGGAGCCTACTCGTATCGTCGCCTGGGGAGCGCCGTCGCCAGGCTCCAGCGCCAACTGGCGGATCGTGCTGCCCGCCTGGGCAAGGACAGGTTGCGCGTGGGGTTGTTCATGCCCAATGGCCCGGAATGGGTATGCGCAGACCTGGCTCTGCTGTTCGGGGGACACCTGGAAGTCCCTGTTCCCTTGGAGTTCACCTCTTCTCAGGCAAGGGCCCTGCTCCATGGGGCGGACTTGTGCCTGGTGGACGGTTCCGGGGCCCATGCTCCCCAACTCGCTTGTGTTCCCCGGAGCCGGCGCGTGCTGGTGCGGATGCCCATGGCAGGGGGGACGGCGGAGCCGCCCACGTGGACGGGCGACCCTGACCGGGGACGGCTGCTAGTCAAGGCCATCCATACGTCGGGGACCACCTCCTCCCCCAAGGGGGTGCTCCTTTCGGACCGCGCCATCCAGGCCAAAGTCGATACCCTCAGGCCACTCATCGGCGAACCCAACCTCAGGCGCTACTTCAGCCTGGTCCCCCTGAGCCTGCTAATCGAGCAGATCTGCGGGATCTACCTGCCCCTTTCCACCGGCGGCACCCTGGTCCTCCTTGCCATGGACGAACGACCCCTCACGGGAGGAGGCCCGCCAGCCAGCCATTACCTCCCCTTCCTGGCAGAAGCTCGCGCCACCTTCCTAGCCCTGCCCCCCTCCATGGTCGAGGCGGTCCACAAGGCCGCCTCGCACTGTCCCGAAATGCCTGCCGCCAGCCTCAGCCGGACCCTGTTCGGCCGCGATGTCCCTCCCCTGGTTGCCTGCGGGGGTGCACCGGTCGCCGTGGGCACCCTGGAAACCTTGGCCGCACGGGGGATCCCAGTCCTTGAAGGCTACGGGCTCAGCGAGAACGCCTCAGTGGTTTCCTGGAACCTACCCGGCCGATGCAAGCTGGGCACCGTGGGCCGGCCCCTCCCAGACTGCGAGGTAGCCCTGGCCGAGGACGGTGAACTCCTGCTCCACAGCCAGACATTGATGGAAGGCTACCTGGGCGCCGACCCCGGCTCATGCCGGGTTGGGCCCGATGGCTTCCTGGCCACGGGAGATCTGGCTGAGATCGATGACGAAGGCTTCCTGCGTATCTTGGGACGGAAGAAGAACATCTTCATCAACGACTCGGGGCGCAAGGTATCGGCGGAGTGGATCGAAGCTGAACTCTGCGCCAAGCCGGAAATCACGGCAGCCGTGGTGTTCGGGGACCGCCAGGCCTTCCCGGTCGCCCTCCTCGTTCCGCGCGCCCAGGTCAGCCCCGAGGCTGTCCTCCGGGCCGTACGGGAAGCCAACGTAGAACTGCCCGACTATGCCCGGGTCCGGAATTTCGCCGCCCTGGCCATGACCGAAGACATCCAGGGGCGTTATTTCACCGTTACCGGCCGACCCCGACGCGACCAGATCGCGGCGGCCTTTTCCCAAGTCCTCCGTGGGTTGGCGGGGTCAACCCACACCGATCTGTCCTATGGAGGTACCCCATGA
- a CDS encoding darcynin family protein → MKYMVVMTMKFSSAWLAMPREQRNRFNETRLGPILGRYQERVRLRFFDAEAFRADVSDFVLFEFEDPKDYYFLMEELRDTELFTQDWITVKDLFLGIEGGYREFEKEMQHE, encoded by the coding sequence ATGAAATACATGGTGGTCATGACCATGAAATTCTCCAGCGCATGGCTGGCCATGCCCCGTGAGCAGCGCAACCGGTTCAACGAGACCCGCCTGGGGCCCATCCTAGGGCGCTACCAGGAACGGGTGCGCCTCCGCTTCTTTGATGCCGAAGCGTTCAGGGCCGATGTTTCCGATTTCGTCCTGTTCGAGTTCGAGGATCCGAAGGACTACTACTTTCTCATGGAGGAATTGCGGGACACCGAACTGTTCACCCAGGACTGGATCACCGTGAAGGACCTGTTCCTGGGGATCGAGGGCGGCTACAGGGAGTTCGAGAAGGAGATGCAACATGAGTGA
- a CDS encoding diiron oxygenase, translated as MSEQGYGRALATINHRADLGTFHPDALPWPEHLDPSEIRFYARLCNYPPDGSEAARAYLAKELAQLADIERHVSICLGIIGGQAAGSTRLAGLPMMNAMLHFAAEEYQHSYMFYRYVALLLGVPLDLSDRTLEARLALFLGPESPETKLVALLASAYPGETVITIFEHRLHMLDPDRRHFLTQMIAAHGLDEARHIQFDHHVFNHLLPALADREMLDAQRICKALGRHNHALSEAYERETRSILPVEFIQDNFAAQVQRRFTLRLLEETLSGRPFRFADQALTEDERAALDQFAGVGAIHAGGGRPC; from the coding sequence ATGAGTGAACAAGGCTACGGGCGGGCCTTGGCCACCATCAACCACCGGGCCGACCTGGGTACCTTCCATCCCGACGCGCTGCCGTGGCCGGAGCACCTGGACCCGTCCGAGATCCGCTTCTACGCCCGCCTGTGTAACTATCCCCCGGATGGATCGGAAGCAGCCCGGGCCTACCTCGCCAAGGAACTGGCGCAGCTCGCGGATATCGAGCGCCATGTGTCCATATGCCTGGGGATCATCGGCGGACAGGCGGCCGGATCCACACGGCTGGCCGGCTTGCCGATGATGAACGCGATGCTCCATTTTGCCGCCGAGGAGTACCAGCACTCCTACATGTTCTACCGGTACGTGGCGTTGCTCCTGGGTGTGCCCCTTGATCTTTCCGACCGGACACTCGAGGCGCGCCTGGCACTGTTCCTGGGCCCCGAATCACCGGAAACCAAACTGGTGGCTCTCCTTGCATCGGCCTATCCAGGGGAGACGGTTATCACCATCTTCGAACACCGGTTGCACATGCTCGACCCCGACCGGCGCCACTTTCTTACCCAGATGATCGCGGCCCATGGCCTGGACGAGGCACGGCACATCCAGTTCGACCACCACGTCTTCAACCACCTCCTGCCCGCCTTGGCAGACCGGGAGATGCTCGACGCCCAGCGGATCTGCAAGGCCCTGGGACGGCACAACCATGCCCTTTCGGAAGCCTATGAAAGGGAGACCCGCTCGATCCTGCCGGTGGAATTCATCCAGGACAACTTCGCCGCCCAGGTCCAGCGGCGGTTCACCCTCCGCCTGCTGGAAGAGACCTTGAGCGGGCGCCCGTTCCGGTTTGCCGACCAGGCCCTTACGGAGGATGAGCGTGCCGCCCTGGACCAGTTCGCTGGAGTGGGCGCCATCCACGCCGGGGGAGGCAGGCCATGCTGA